One Micromonospora sp. WMMD812 genomic window carries:
- a CDS encoding [protein-PII] uridylyltransferase: MTSLTGRAAPGTPAPAGATRPVDGVLAISGVGAEARQRRAGAYDAFLAPLLPPRPGVALLAVGGLGRRQCAPHGDLDLVLLHAGVPGVDELAAAIWYPVWDAGLRLDHSVRTVGEALSVAQDDVKVALGLLDARLVAGDPTLAESLIRSAADHWRRTAVRRLPHLREITAARWQAHGELAFLLEGDLKEAAGGLRDVGILRAVATAGVTDALRPAVRAAHLRLLDVRDALHEQVGRRVDRLVAQERDGVAALLGLEDGDALLRRVAGDARTVSHALDDAFRAADRLRGGRSRVGAGRPVRRPVARDVVEHDGELVLARTAIGARPDPSLSLRVAAAAATTRLPIARATCEWLAAYCPPLPTPWPADARAALTTLLGAGPGLVPAWETCDRYGLVDGWLPEWTRVRSLPQHNPVHRFTLDRHLVQTAFEASRHSRDVERPDLLLLGALLHDIGKGLPGDHSTVGAPIAEAVAARIGLPEAEVALIGTLVRLHLLLPDVATRRDLADPITISGVAEAVGDAATLDLLHALVRADAAATGPAAWSDWKGRLVAELVGRVHTALDSGVLPAPPAPDPALLAEPLPVVQLSGDRVAVAAADRRGLLATVAGCLALHRLEVISADASTVDGRALVECRVQPRYGLAPDPIGLTADLRRAVAGDVSVTQRLRGRALAAHGSGAAPRVVWHREAATDAALLELRAADAAGLLYRVTCALDEAGAQVRAARISTLGGDVVDAFYLVGGWPDDATRARLEAAVLGAV, from the coding sequence ATGACCTCGTTGACCGGGAGGGCCGCGCCGGGAACCCCCGCTCCCGCAGGCGCGACCCGCCCGGTCGACGGGGTCCTCGCCATCTCCGGCGTCGGCGCGGAGGCGCGGCAGCGGCGGGCCGGCGCGTACGACGCGTTCCTGGCGCCGCTGCTGCCGCCCCGGCCGGGGGTGGCGCTGCTCGCCGTCGGCGGGCTGGGGCGGCGGCAGTGCGCCCCGCACGGCGACCTCGACCTGGTGCTGCTGCACGCCGGCGTGCCCGGCGTCGACGAGTTGGCCGCCGCCATCTGGTACCCGGTGTGGGACGCCGGGCTGCGGCTCGACCACTCCGTCCGCACCGTCGGCGAGGCCCTCTCGGTCGCCCAGGACGACGTGAAGGTGGCTCTCGGGCTGCTGGACGCCCGGCTGGTCGCCGGCGACCCCACCCTCGCCGAGTCGCTCATCCGCAGCGCCGCCGACCACTGGCGGCGCACCGCCGTCCGCCGGCTCCCGCACCTGCGCGAGATCACCGCCGCCCGCTGGCAGGCCCACGGCGAACTGGCCTTCCTGCTCGAAGGGGACCTCAAGGAGGCCGCCGGCGGGCTGCGCGACGTGGGCATCCTGCGGGCCGTCGCGACCGCCGGCGTCACCGACGCGCTGCGTCCCGCCGTCCGGGCCGCGCACCTGCGGCTCCTGGACGTCCGGGACGCGCTGCACGAGCAGGTCGGCCGCCGGGTCGACCGGTTGGTCGCCCAGGAGCGGGACGGGGTGGCCGCGCTGCTCGGGCTGGAGGACGGCGACGCCCTGCTGCGGCGGGTGGCCGGCGACGCCCGTACCGTCAGCCACGCCCTGGACGACGCCTTCCGCGCCGCCGATCGGCTGCGCGGCGGCCGGTCCCGGGTCGGCGCCGGCCGCCCGGTCCGCCGCCCGGTGGCCCGGGACGTGGTGGAGCACGACGGTGAGCTGGTGCTCGCCCGGACCGCGATCGGCGCCCGCCCGGATCCGAGCCTGTCCCTGCGGGTGGCCGCCGCGGCGGCCACCACCCGGCTGCCGATCGCCCGGGCGACCTGCGAGTGGCTGGCCGCGTACTGCCCGCCGCTGCCCACGCCGTGGCCGGCCGACGCCCGGGCCGCGCTGACCACCCTGCTCGGCGCCGGCCCCGGACTGGTCCCCGCCTGGGAGACCTGCGACCGGTACGGCCTGGTCGACGGCTGGCTGCCCGAGTGGACCCGCGTGCGCAGCCTGCCCCAGCACAACCCGGTGCACCGGTTCACCCTCGACCGGCACCTGGTGCAGACCGCGTTCGAGGCCAGCCGCCACTCCCGCGACGTGGAGCGGCCCGACCTGCTGCTGCTCGGCGCCCTGCTGCACGACATCGGCAAGGGGCTTCCGGGTGACCACAGCACGGTGGGTGCCCCGATCGCCGAGGCGGTGGCCGCCCGGATCGGCCTGCCCGAGGCCGAGGTGGCGCTGATCGGCACGCTGGTCCGGCTGCACCTGCTGCTGCCCGACGTGGCCACCCGCCGGGACCTGGCCGACCCGATCACCATCTCCGGGGTCGCCGAGGCGGTCGGCGACGCGGCCACCCTCGACCTGCTGCACGCCCTGGTCCGGGCGGACGCCGCCGCGACCGGGCCGGCCGCCTGGTCGGACTGGAAGGGTCGGCTCGTCGCCGAGCTGGTCGGCCGGGTCCACACCGCCCTGGACAGCGGTGTGCTGCCCGCCCCGCCCGCGCCGGACCCGGCGCTGCTGGCCGAGCCCCTGCCGGTGGTCCAGCTCAGCGGTGACCGGGTGGCCGTCGCCGCGGCCGACCGGCGTGGCCTGCTCGCCACGGTGGCCGGCTGCCTGGCCCTGCACCGTCTGGAGGTGATCTCCGCGGACGCCTCGACGGTCGACGGGCGCGCTCTGGTCGAGTGCCGGGTACAGCCCCGGTACGGCCTCGCGCCCGACCCGATCGGGCTCACCGCCGACCTGCGCCGGGCGGTCGCCGGCGACGTCTCCGTCACCCAGCGGCTGCGCGGCCGGGCCCTGGCGGCGCACGGCTCGGGGGCCGCGCCCCGGGTCGTCTGGCACCGGGAGGCGGCCACCGACGCGGCGCTGTTGGAGCTGCGCGCCGCCGACGCCGCCGGGCTGCTCTACCGGGTGACCTGCGCGCTCGACGAGGCCGGCGCCCAGGTCCGGGCGGCCCGCATCTCCACCCTCGGCGGCGACGTGGTGGACGCCTTCTACCTGGTCGGCGGCTGGCCCGACGACGCCACCCGCGCCCGCCTGGAGGCGGCTGTCCTCGGCGCGGTGTGA